From Cellulosimicrobium sp. ES-005, one genomic window encodes:
- a CDS encoding PQQ-binding-like beta-propeller repeat protein, whose translation MALADDRAVLATGGALVALDARTGERVWSWSGSTPGTSAGEPGTRPDLAGGVTAAFSDGATLAVVVPDPDSSRRSLLVGLSLHDGGVRWQAGYDADPHGFAAVTGRVVHVDPGTSRVVVLG comes from the coding sequence GTGGCGCTCGCGGACGACCGCGCGGTCCTCGCCACCGGCGGCGCGCTCGTCGCCCTGGACGCCCGCACGGGCGAGCGGGTGTGGTCGTGGTCGGGGTCCACCCCGGGAACGTCCGCGGGCGAGCCCGGGACCCGGCCGGACCTCGCGGGCGGCGTGACGGCCGCGTTCTCCGACGGCGCGACGCTCGCCGTGGTCGTGCCCGACCCGGACTCCTCGCGGCGCTCGCTCCTGGTCGGCCTGTCGCTCCACGACGGCGGGGTGCGCTGGCAGGCCGGGTACGACGCGGACCCGCACGGGTTCGCCGCGGTGACGGGGCGGGTCGTGCACGTGGACCCGGGCACGTCGCGCGTCGTCGTGCTCGGGTGA
- a CDS encoding tyrosine-type recombinase/integrase: MVAPPRLERITVAEAADRYLASVAAQTLRGVLSPTTRRSYERDVAEFARLAGPTRVLDDVAGEDVDDVLLRYQTTPDGRYADASRKPGSSGRSAMTVNRFRQSVTRFFSHAAREGWVQADPMQWASPPARVRDGLRVARTALSAGSAASLLEVSAARAPGDPAAAARRDQDLQLRDRLVVALLLVLGPRVSELERANLDDFSREPDQTRWRIQGKGGHVRTVTLSPPLAAALEEYLERLRPALLARRPDDPDARRALLLSWRGRRIDAQAVRGLLRRCVARMPAQYRREATPHALRHTTATLLAAEGWDVKVVAELLGHASIATTGVYLDRIEGELAAAIRAHPLSAALEPAET; encoded by the coding sequence ATGGTCGCCCCGCCCCGCCTCGAGCGGATCACCGTCGCCGAGGCGGCCGACCGCTACCTCGCGTCCGTGGCCGCGCAGACCCTCCGGGGCGTCCTGTCGCCGACGACGCGCCGCAGCTACGAGCGGGACGTGGCCGAGTTCGCGCGGCTCGCCGGCCCGACCCGGGTGCTGGACGACGTCGCCGGCGAGGACGTCGACGACGTCCTCCTGCGTTACCAGACGACGCCCGACGGCCGGTACGCGGACGCGTCGCGCAAGCCGGGGAGCTCGGGCCGCTCCGCCATGACGGTCAACCGGTTCCGCCAGTCCGTCACCCGCTTCTTCTCCCACGCGGCGCGCGAGGGGTGGGTCCAGGCCGACCCGATGCAGTGGGCCTCTCCCCCGGCCCGCGTGCGCGACGGCCTGCGCGTCGCGCGCACCGCGTTGTCCGCGGGGTCGGCGGCGTCGCTGCTCGAGGTCTCCGCCGCCCGGGCCCCAGGAGACCCGGCCGCGGCGGCGCGCCGCGACCAGGACCTCCAGCTGCGCGACCGACTCGTCGTCGCGCTCCTGCTGGTCCTCGGCCCCCGCGTCTCCGAGCTCGAGCGCGCGAACCTCGACGACTTCTCCCGCGAGCCCGACCAGACGCGCTGGCGCATCCAGGGCAAGGGCGGGCACGTCCGCACCGTGACGCTCTCTCCCCCGCTCGCCGCGGCGCTCGAGGAGTACCTGGAGCGCCTGCGCCCCGCACTGCTCGCCCGCCGCCCGGACGACCCGGACGCGCGGCGCGCGCTCCTGCTGTCCTGGCGGGGCCGCCGCATCGACGCGCAGGCCGTCCGCGGCCTCCTGCGACGCTGCGTCGCGCGCATGCCCGCGCAGTACCGGCGCGAGGCGACGCCGCACGCCCTGCGCCACACGACCGCGACCCTCCTCGCCGCCGAGGGGTGGGACGTCAAGGTCGTCGCCGAGCTCCTCGGGCACGCGTCCATCGCGACCACCGGCGTGTACCTCGACCGGATCGAGGGCGAGCTCGCCGCGGCGATCCGTGCCCACCCCCTCTCGGCCGCGCTCGAGCCCGCCGAGACCTGA
- a CDS encoding phospholipase D-like domain-containing protein, which produces MHLSADSALRTARRLLSRALVVAVAAPVTVAGVLVTADAIRKRRNTTEASFPRSSPADVEVAGTTTTVFTYGEDVYREMLGAIREAQRRILLETYIWKADALGEEFKQALVEASDRGVEVFVVYDGFANLVVPQSFFDLPEPIHVIRYPVFRPGVLMLNVRKSGRDHRKILVVDDEIAFVGGYNLGALYATQWRDTHVRLVGPSAWELRNAFVDFWNANRKPGQPLLADPGSVHWEPRLRAARNAPAHLVFPIRGIYLDAIDRASSHVYITQAYFIPDREILAALLAAAARGVDVRVLVPERSNHVLADWLSRGLYTALLKGGVRIHLYRDAMVHAKTATIDGAWTTIGTANIDRLSLTGNYEVNLEITDPGVAEQMEKVFEVDLSNSRELTLAEWDSRSVAAKLSEVVLTPLRPLL; this is translated from the coding sequence GTGCACCTGTCCGCCGACTCCGCCCTGCGCACCGCCCGCCGTCTGCTCTCCCGTGCGCTCGTGGTCGCCGTCGCGGCGCCCGTCACGGTGGCAGGCGTGCTCGTCACCGCCGACGCGATCCGCAAGCGTCGCAACACGACCGAGGCGTCGTTCCCCCGCTCCTCCCCCGCCGACGTGGAGGTCGCGGGCACCACGACCACGGTCTTCACGTACGGCGAGGACGTGTACCGGGAGATGCTCGGGGCGATCCGCGAGGCGCAGCGCCGCATCCTGCTGGAGACGTACATCTGGAAGGCCGACGCGCTCGGCGAGGAGTTCAAGCAGGCGCTGGTCGAGGCGAGCGACCGCGGCGTCGAGGTGTTCGTCGTCTACGACGGGTTCGCCAACCTCGTCGTCCCGCAGTCGTTCTTCGACCTGCCGGAGCCGATCCACGTGATCCGCTACCCGGTGTTCCGCCCGGGCGTGCTCATGCTCAACGTGCGCAAGTCGGGCCGGGACCACCGCAAGATCCTCGTGGTCGACGACGAGATCGCTTTCGTCGGCGGGTACAACCTCGGAGCCCTGTACGCGACGCAGTGGCGGGACACGCACGTGCGCCTCGTGGGGCCGAGCGCGTGGGAGCTGCGCAACGCGTTCGTCGACTTCTGGAACGCGAACCGCAAGCCCGGCCAGCCGCTCCTCGCGGACCCGGGGTCGGTGCACTGGGAGCCGCGCCTGCGCGCGGCGCGCAACGCACCCGCGCACCTCGTCTTCCCGATCCGCGGCATCTACCTCGACGCGATCGACCGCGCGAGCTCGCACGTCTACATCACGCAGGCATATTTCATCCCCGACCGGGAGATCCTCGCGGCGCTCCTCGCCGCCGCCGCCCGCGGGGTCGACGTCCGCGTGCTGGTGCCCGAGCGCTCCAACCACGTGCTCGCCGACTGGCTCTCGCGCGGCCTGTACACGGCGCTGCTCAAGGGCGGGGTGCGCATCCACCTGTACCGGGACGCGATGGTGCACGCGAAGACGGCGACGATCGACGGCGCGTGGACGACGATCGGGACGGCGAACATCGACCGGCTCTCCCTGACGGGCAACTACGAGGTGAACCTCGAGATCACCGACCCCGGGGTGGCCGAGCAGATGGAGAAGGTGTTCGAGGTCGACCTGTCGAACTCGCGCGAGCTGACGCTCGCCGAGTGGGACTCCCGCTCGGTGGCGGCGAAGCTCAGCGAGGTCGTCCTGACGCCCCTGCGTCCGCTGCTCTGA
- a CDS encoding DUF2510 domain-containing protein has product MSGPPVPGWYPDPWGVRAERWFDGRAWTPHVRDRPAGAGGPRTMHPGAIVAIVLGVLLALAVVAAVVVFFVLMVQGVVCGEAPHYCD; this is encoded by the coding sequence GTGAGCGGCCCCCCGGTGCCAGGCTGGTATCCGGACCCGTGGGGCGTGCGAGCCGAGCGGTGGTTCGACGGGCGCGCGTGGACGCCGCACGTCCGGGACCGTCCCGCGGGCGCGGGCGGCCCTCGCACGATGCACCCCGGGGCGATCGTCGCGATCGTGCTGGGCGTGCTCCTCGCCCTCGCGGTCGTCGCCGCCGTCGTGGTGTTCTTCGTCCTCATGGTGCAGGGCGTCGTCTGCGGCGAGGCTCCCCACTACTGCGACTGA
- a CDS encoding putative immunity protein → MPILPTARDPRLVTVRRGGTLTDDHHRQLAQWAVDCTEHVLPIFEHARPDDTRPRDALDVARAWIRGDVPMKTAHSTAFVANAAGRDQPAPVKFAALAAGQAVAVAHVAAHDLGAAAYAIRAAAADAAARGEDPEAARLAERDWQRERIPAELRELVLDDQRRRSAICWDVFDD, encoded by the coding sequence ATGCCGATCCTGCCCACCGCACGCGACCCGCGACTCGTCACCGTCCGCCGCGGCGGCACCCTCACCGACGACCACCACCGCCAGCTCGCCCAGTGGGCCGTCGACTGCACCGAGCACGTCCTGCCGATCTTCGAGCACGCCCGGCCCGACGACACCCGACCCCGCGACGCCCTCGACGTCGCCCGCGCCTGGATCCGCGGCGACGTCCCCATGAAGACCGCCCACAGCACCGCGTTCGTCGCCAACGCCGCCGGCCGCGACCAGCCCGCACCCGTCAAGTTCGCGGCGCTCGCGGCCGGGCAGGCCGTCGCGGTCGCGCACGTCGCGGCGCACGACCTCGGCGCCGCGGCCTACGCGATCCGGGCTGCCGCCGCGGACGCCGCCGCCCGGGGCGAGGACCCGGAGGCCGCACGGCTCGCGGAGCGGGACTGGCAGCGCGAGCGCATCCCGGCGGAGCTGCGCGAGCTCGTGCTCGACGACCAGAGGCGGCGCAGCGCGATCTGCTGGGACGTGTTCGACGACTGA
- a CDS encoding class I SAM-dependent methyltransferase: protein MAHPRTDLAGTDQERLWDAVAAARYDTPGEGMFAPDVLDPAVDRLAALAGRGSAVELAVGTGRVAIPLAARGVPVTGIEISRHMVARLREKADETTLPVVVGDMATARVPGEHALVYLVDNTISNLLTQEAQVECFRNAARHLAPGGRFVVELWVPELRALPPGRTATVWHDEPGYLGVDTYDVLHQRVVSHHVQFDDDGSATVGRSPHRYVWPAELDLMARLAGLEPETRHAGWAGEPFTAESRSHVSVYRRPTTDVASTGGEPSYPEDHVVDGGR, encoded by the coding sequence ATGGCCCACCCCCGCACCGACCTCGCCGGCACCGACCAGGAACGCCTCTGGGACGCCGTCGCCGCCGCCCGGTACGACACCCCCGGCGAGGGCATGTTCGCCCCCGACGTCCTCGACCCCGCCGTCGACCGGCTCGCGGCGCTCGCAGGCCGGGGGAGCGCCGTCGAGCTCGCCGTCGGCACCGGCCGCGTCGCGATCCCGCTCGCCGCACGCGGCGTGCCCGTCACCGGCATCGAGATCTCCCGGCACATGGTCGCCCGGCTGCGTGAGAAGGCCGACGAGACGACCCTGCCCGTCGTCGTCGGCGACATGGCCACCGCCCGGGTGCCGGGGGAGCACGCGCTCGTCTACCTCGTGGACAACACGATCTCGAACCTGCTCACCCAGGAAGCCCAGGTCGAGTGCTTCCGCAACGCCGCCCGCCACCTCGCCCCCGGGGGCCGGTTCGTCGTCGAGCTCTGGGTCCCCGAGCTGCGCGCCCTCCCGCCCGGGCGCACCGCGACCGTCTGGCACGACGAGCCCGGCTACCTCGGCGTCGACACCTACGACGTCCTCCACCAGCGCGTCGTGTCCCACCACGTCCAGTTCGACGACGACGGCAGCGCCACGGTAGGACGCTCGCCCCACCGGTACGTCTGGCCCGCCGAGCTCGACCTCATGGCCCGCCTCGCCGGGCTCGAGCCCGAGACCCGGCACGCCGGATGGGCAGGGGAGCCGTTCACAGCCGAGTCCCGCTCCCACGTGTCCGTGTACCGCCGCCCCACCACAGACGTCGCATCGACCGGCGGGGAGCCGTCGTACCCGGAGGACCACGTCGTCGACGGCGGACGATAG
- a CDS encoding Rho termination factor N-terminal domain-containing protein — protein MPKRDPGPSVKDPELYEKLRDEGDSKEKAARIANAAAGSSRRSVGRKGGKAGDYDDWTVEKLRKRAAEIGIEGRSSMRKAELIKALRSH, from the coding sequence GTGCCGAAGCGCGACCCGGGACCCAGCGTGAAGGACCCCGAGCTGTACGAGAAGCTGCGGGACGAGGGCGACTCGAAGGAGAAGGCGGCGCGCATCGCGAACGCCGCGGCGGGCTCGTCCCGCCGGAGCGTCGGCCGCAAGGGCGGCAAGGCCGGCGACTACGACGACTGGACGGTCGAGAAGCTGCGCAAGCGCGCCGCGGAGATCGGCATCGAGGGCCGCTCCTCGATGCGCAAGGCCGAGCTGATCAAGGCCCTGCGCTCCCACTGA
- a CDS encoding DinB family protein — translation MARFTRSDDLRGARFDGADLRGARFVESDLSGAVMRGVQVEGVDIDAPWLADGDASFRVNGVDVTGFVEAELDRRFPGRELRRAGDPAGLRAAWSALESTWAATLDRVAALPASAVDVSVDGEWSFAQTVRHLVLATDAWLGRAVLGIAQPFHPLGQAGPQAAEDGLDLSLFVTGTPPYGEVLEARAGRVAMVREFLAGVTPEELVVVRRNPWSPEYPETTLSCLHVILEEEWEHHRFAVRDLEAVEASWGA, via the coding sequence ATGGCCCGGTTCACCCGCTCTGACGACCTGCGCGGCGCGAGGTTCGACGGTGCGGACCTGCGCGGTGCGCGGTTCGTGGAGTCCGATCTGTCCGGTGCGGTGATGCGGGGCGTGCAGGTGGAGGGTGTCGACATCGACGCGCCCTGGCTCGCGGACGGCGACGCGTCGTTCCGGGTGAACGGGGTGGACGTGACGGGTTTCGTGGAGGCGGAGCTGGACCGCCGGTTCCCGGGCCGGGAGCTGCGTCGTGCCGGTGACCCGGCGGGGCTGCGCGCGGCGTGGTCGGCGCTGGAGTCGACGTGGGCCGCGACGCTGGACCGGGTGGCGGCGCTGCCCGCGAGCGCCGTGGACGTGTCGGTGGACGGTGAGTGGTCGTTCGCGCAGACGGTGCGGCACCTGGTGCTGGCGACGGACGCGTGGTTGGGGCGGGCGGTGCTGGGGATCGCGCAGCCGTTCCACCCGTTGGGTCAGGCGGGGCCGCAGGCGGCGGAGGACGGGCTGGACCTGTCGTTGTTCGTGACGGGGACGCCGCCCTACGGGGAGGTGCTGGAGGCGCGTGCGGGCCGGGTGGCGATGGTGCGGGAGTTCCTGGCGGGCGTGACGCCGGAGGAGCTGGTGGTGGTGCGGCGCAACCCGTGGTCGCCGGAGTATCCGGAGACGACGTTGTCGTGCCTGCACGTGATCCTGGAGGAGGAGTGGGAGCACCACCGCTTCGCGGTGCGGGACCTGGAGGCGGTGGAGGCGTCCTGGGGTGCGTGA
- a CDS encoding pyridoxamine 5'-phosphate oxidase family protein, whose amino-acid sequence MDREAFVGYVRSQGWGVVASLGDDGGPQAAFLAVAATGAGELVFDARATSRKVANLARDARVAVTVGGTDGTTLQCEGLADVPVGADRDRCAAAYAAAFPQFAASLTDEGIVLLRVAVTWARYGDFRDGRSVMTELDVTGWGPLAD is encoded by the coding sequence ATGGATCGTGAGGCGTTCGTCGGCTATGTCCGTTCGCAGGGGTGGGGCGTCGTGGCGTCGTTGGGCGACGACGGCGGGCCCCAGGCCGCGTTCCTCGCGGTGGCCGCGACGGGCGCGGGCGAGCTGGTGTTCGACGCGCGCGCGACGTCGCGCAAGGTGGCGAACCTGGCCCGGGACGCGCGGGTCGCCGTGACGGTGGGCGGGACGGACGGGACGACGCTGCAGTGCGAGGGCCTGGCGGACGTCCCGGTCGGGGCGGACCGGGACCGGTGCGCGGCGGCGTACGCTGCGGCGTTCCCGCAGTTCGCCGCCTCGCTGACCGACGAGGGCATCGTGCTGCTGCGCGTCGCGGTGACGTGGGCGCGGTACGGGGACTTCCGCGACGGCCGGTCCGTCATGACGGAGCTCGACGTGACCGGGTGGGGTCCGCTCGCGGACTGA
- a CDS encoding MBL fold metallo-hydrolase: protein MRVTFHGHACVSVRHGGQVVVIDPGTFSDAATALRDADTVLVTHQHPDHVDAAALGAALAARPGLVVWGPEAVVAALRPSLPEGASARVVVPGDGLDLGGLEVVVGGGQHAVIHRDVPRIANVTYLVRGDGATLLHPGDSFDAPDDAALEGRRLDVLLAPVAAPWLKLAETIDFVRGLDPRVVVPIHDALLSAAGHGLVDRLLGEQRTGGTYAYRPLAPGEALDVAAGSLDGTADAAARALRDEHPEYGEVTLLEADETVPPRPEEEAADVARAETGR, encoded by the coding sequence ATGCGAGTCACGTTCCACGGCCACGCGTGCGTGTCGGTGCGCCACGGCGGGCAGGTCGTCGTGATCGACCCGGGCACGTTCAGTGACGCGGCGACCGCGCTGCGCGACGCCGACACGGTGCTCGTCACGCACCAGCACCCGGACCACGTCGACGCGGCCGCGCTCGGCGCCGCCCTCGCCGCGCGGCCCGGGCTCGTGGTGTGGGGGCCCGAGGCGGTCGTCGCCGCGCTGCGGCCGTCGCTGCCGGAGGGCGCGTCGGCGCGCGTGGTCGTGCCGGGTGACGGGCTGGACCTCGGCGGGCTGGAGGTCGTGGTCGGCGGCGGGCAGCACGCGGTGATCCACCGTGACGTGCCCCGGATCGCGAACGTGACGTACCTCGTCCGCGGGGACGGCGCGACGCTCCTGCACCCGGGCGACTCGTTCGACGCGCCCGACGACGCCGCGCTCGAGGGAAGGCGGCTCGACGTGCTCCTCGCACCGGTGGCCGCGCCGTGGCTCAAGCTCGCCGAGACGATCGACTTCGTGCGCGGGCTCGACCCGCGCGTCGTCGTCCCGATCCACGACGCCCTGCTCTCGGCGGCCGGGCACGGCCTCGTCGACCGTCTGCTCGGCGAGCAGCGCACCGGCGGGACCTACGCGTACCGGCCCCTCGCGCCCGGCGAGGCGCTCGACGTCGCCGCGGGGAGCCTGGACGGGACCGCGGACGCCGCGGCGCGGGCCCTGCGCGACGAGCACCCCGAGTACGGGGAGGTGACCCTGCTCGAGGCCGACGAGACCGTGCCCCCGCGCCCCGAGGAGGAGGCGGCCGACGTCGCCCGCGCGGAGACCGGCCGGTGA
- a CDS encoding histidine phosphatase family protein, giving the protein MLDSTRSRTAFPPPPLPDVVGARERTVHVVTHPEATHHVAGLVGGVHDSDLTARGARQAALVAAALRARIEHDAAVDVVTSDLLRTRRTATAIGEALGVVPSPDARLREASYGDAGGRPQSWLDARFVPPPAVGDRLRHDVGIVGAETRLEVALRVYAATTDLLRRAADHQVVVTHGFAATFVVAAWIGMPVEAAGHVAFPVASGSITTLREDGFFHNRAVLSVGDVAHLDEGH; this is encoded by the coding sequence GTGCTCGACTCCACCCGCTCCCGGACCGCCTTCCCTCCCCCGCCCCTGCCCGACGTCGTCGGCGCGCGCGAGCGCACGGTGCACGTCGTGACCCATCCCGAGGCGACGCACCACGTCGCGGGCCTGGTCGGCGGCGTCCACGACTCCGACCTCACCGCGCGCGGCGCACGGCAGGCGGCCCTGGTCGCCGCGGCGCTGCGTGCCCGGATCGAGCACGACGCCGCCGTCGACGTCGTCACGTCCGACCTCCTGCGCACGCGCCGCACCGCGACCGCGATCGGCGAGGCGCTCGGCGTCGTGCCGTCGCCGGACGCGCGGCTGCGCGAGGCGTCCTACGGCGACGCCGGCGGGCGGCCACAGTCCTGGCTTGACGCCCGGTTCGTGCCGCCGCCGGCCGTGGGCGACCGCCTGCGGCACGACGTGGGCATCGTCGGCGCGGAGACGAGGCTCGAGGTCGCGCTGCGCGTGTACGCGGCGACCACGGATCTGCTCCGTCGCGCCGCGGACCACCAGGTCGTGGTCACGCACGGGTTCGCGGCGACGTTCGTCGTCGCGGCGTGGATCGGGATGCCGGTCGAGGCCGCCGGGCACGTCGCGTTCCCGGTCGCCTCCGGGAGCATCACGACCCTGCGCGAGGACGGGTTCTTTCACAACCGTGCCGTGCTGAGCGTCGGGGACGTCGCGCACCTCGACGAGGGGCACTGA